In Helicobacter bilis, a genomic segment contains:
- a CDS encoding amino acid ABC transporter permease, which translates to MENFFRFFVFCLIVGLGFYFTFPYGLSSADLNATFKSIGITLILTTGGVFIGIVVGVLLAFLRMLQIRILNFLIDEYIDILRGTPLLIQLLVFAYIVFATLNDNFLAALVAIGLNSSAYIAEIVRAGIQSVDKGQMDAGRAMGLTHSATMRHIIMPQAIKNILPSLANEFIVVFKETSVVGLISVNDLTMQAKALQAVLYNPTPYIFAGVFYYMCVKIFSWLTKLLERELHKHD; encoded by the coding sequence TTGGAAAATTTCTTTCGCTTTTTTGTTTTTTGTTTAATCGTAGGACTTGGATTCTACTTTACCTTTCCTTATGGATTGAGTAGTGCGGATTTAAATGCGACTTTTAAAAGCATTGGAATCACGCTTATACTTACTACCGGTGGGGTTTTTATAGGTATTGTGGTTGGAGTTTTACTTGCATTTTTGCGAATGCTGCAAATTCGCATTTTAAACTTTCTTATTGATGAATATATTGATATTTTGCGTGGGACACCTTTGCTTATACAGCTTTTAGTGTTTGCCTATATCGTATTTGCGACATTGAATGATAACTTTTTAGCTGCCCTTGTTGCTATTGGATTAAACTCATCGGCATATATCGCAGAGATTGTAAGGGCTGGGATACAAAGTGTAGATAAAGGGCAAATGGATGCTGGTAGGGCTATGGGACTAACACATTCTGCGACAATGAGACATATTATCATGCCACAAGCGATTAAGAATATCTTGCCTAGCCTTGCGAATGAATTTATCGTTGTGTTTAAAGAAACTTCTGTCGTGGGGCTGATTAGTGTCAATGACTTGACAATGCAGGCAAAGGCATTGCAAGCGGTTTTGTATAATCCAACGCCATATATATTTGCTGGGGTGTTTTACTATATGTGTGTGAAAATCTTTTCATGGCTTACAAAGCTTTTAGAAAGGGAGTTGCATAAACATGATTAA
- a CDS encoding basic amino acid ABC transporter substrate-binding protein — protein sequence MKKILSLLCVSFALFFVACSKEEACGGNDKELRVGLNAEYPPFEYKQDAKIIGFDIDILDAVSKKVGFNYTLNHMSFDGLIPALKACKIDMIISSMSATQERMKQVDFSIPYYEGETLYIKRKDSADIVDKDSIKGKKVGVFLGTVQEQAAQKMKDEYNIKVVMSESILGAILNLKSGKVDVALADYVTAQGYLKENEELIGFYHEKDGSEGLSIAFDKGKHAELLAKINEAIKELKESGEYDKLLIKHNLRNENLK from the coding sequence ATGAAGAAAATTTTGTCGTTATTATGTGTTAGTTTTGCGTTATTTTTTGTCGCATGTAGCAAGGAAGAGGCATGTGGTGGAAATGATAAGGAGTTAAGAGTTGGCTTAAATGCAGAGTATCCGCCATTTGAATACAAACAGGACGCAAAAATAATAGGCTTTGACATAGATATACTTGATGCAGTCAGTAAGAAAGTAGGCTTTAACTATACGCTAAATCACATGAGCTTTGATGGTCTTATACCTGCATTAAAGGCATGTAAAATCGATATGATTATCTCAAGTATGAGTGCGACACAAGAGCGTATGAAGCAAGTAGATTTTAGCATTCCTTACTATGAGGGTGAAACTTTGTATATAAAGCGAAAGGATAGTGCTGATATAGTCGATAAAGATTCTATTAAGGGTAAGAAAGTCGGCGTATTTCTTGGCACGGTGCAAGAACAAGCTGCACAGAAAATGAAAGATGAATACAACATTAAAGTGGTAATGAGTGAAAGCATTTTAGGTGCGATACTAAATCTTAAATCGGGCAAAGTCGATGTGGCATTAGCCGATTATGTAACCGCACAAGGCTATCTTAAAGAAAATGAAGAACTCATTGGATTCTATCATGAAAAAGATGGCAGCGAGGGACTATCCATCGCATTTGATAAAGGCAAACATGCAGAATTACTCGCTAAAATCAATGAAGCAATAAAAGAGCTTAAAGAAAGTGGCGAATATGATAAACTTCTAATAAAGCATAACTTAAGAAATGAGAATTTAAAGTAG
- a CDS encoding amino acid ABC transporter ATP-binding protein — protein sequence MIKVHNLVKSYGEHTILHGITTQIKEGEVVAIIGPSGGGKSTFLRCLNLLEMPTSGQIIVDGIDIMDSKTDINKVRQKVSMVFQHFNLFHNKNVIENLTLAPIQTGIMTKDEAMQKARNLLQRVGLLDKESVKPSKLSGGQKQRIAIARSLCMNPSVILFDEPTSALDPEMVGEVLALMQELAKEGMTMVVVTHEMGFAKNVANRILFMEKGQIVVDDNPNKVFNTPENERLKEFLNKVLNH from the coding sequence ATGATTAAGGTGCATAATCTCGTAAAAAGCTATGGCGAACATACAATCCTGCATGGAATCACAACACAGATTAAAGAGGGCGAGGTAGTCGCTATCATTGGTCCTAGTGGTGGTGGTAAAAGCACTTTTTTGCGTTGTCTCAATCTACTTGAGATGCCAACAAGTGGGCAAATCATAGTCGATGGCATAGACATTATGGATTCTAAAACAGATATTAATAAAGTGCGTCAAAAAGTTAGCATGGTCTTTCAGCATTTTAATCTTTTTCATAATAAAAATGTGATAGAGAATCTCACATTAGCCCCTATCCAAACAGGGATTATGACAAAAGATGAGGCAATGCAAAAGGCTAGAAACTTGTTGCAGCGAGTAGGACTTTTAGATAAAGAGAGTGTGAAGCCCTCAAAGCTTTCAGGCGGGCAGAAACAACGCATTGCTATTGCTAGAAGCTTATGTATGAATCCTAGCGTTATTTTATTTGATGAGCCGACTTCAGCCCTTGATCCAGAGATGGTTGGCGAAGTCCTAGCGTTAATGCAAGAGCTTGCAAAAGAGGGCATGACAATGGTTGTTGTTACGCACGAGATGGGCTTTGCAAAGAATGTTGCAAATAGAATCTTATTTATGGAAAAGGGGCAAATTGTCGTTGATGACAACCCAAATAAAGTTTTCAATACACCAGAAAATGAGCGTTTAAAAGAGTTTTTAAACAAGGTTTTAAATCACTAG